In Candidatus Sericytochromatia bacterium, a genomic segment contains:
- the rnz gene encoding ribonuclease Z → MQVVFLGTSGAVPTPERGLTATLLKRGGERVLVDCGEGTQRQLMRAGVGINQIGVILLTHFHADHYLGLPGMLKTWELWGRQEPVAIYGPKGLTSMVTMFRRIVGSTTFEVSYHQVEAGHRFERDDWVITAIATDHRVASLGWSFVEPARPGRFDAARAEALGLKPGPDFGALQRGETVEGSQGPVSPAQVLGPSRSGRRVVVTGDTRPCQAVAEASQDADLLVHDATFAEEAADRARETYHSTAAEAARLALEARVKMLALTHISFRHAARDLLAEAHAIQPGVILPHDLDRVELPFPERGGPVWVDHRQERAQQRLARRQGVS, encoded by the coding sequence ATGCAGGTCGTTTTTCTGGGGACCTCGGGGGCCGTACCGACGCCTGAACGCGGCTTGACCGCCACGCTGCTGAAGCGCGGCGGTGAGCGGGTGCTGGTGGATTGTGGCGAAGGCACGCAGCGTCAGTTGATGCGCGCCGGCGTGGGCATCAACCAGATCGGCGTGATCCTGCTGACGCATTTTCATGCCGATCACTACCTGGGTTTGCCGGGGATGCTCAAGACCTGGGAACTCTGGGGACGTCAGGAACCCGTCGCCATCTATGGCCCCAAGGGGTTGACCAGCATGGTGACCATGTTTCGACGAATCGTCGGAAGCACGACCTTCGAGGTCAGCTACCATCAGGTCGAGGCTGGCCATCGCTTCGAGCGAGACGACTGGGTGATCACCGCGATCGCGACCGATCATCGCGTGGCCTCCCTGGGATGGTCGTTCGTGGAACCCGCTCGTCCGGGGCGTTTCGATGCGGCGCGCGCCGAGGCCCTGGGGCTGAAACCGGGCCCGGATTTCGGGGCCTTGCAGCGGGGGGAGACCGTCGAAGGTTCCCAAGGTCCCGTGTCTCCGGCTCAGGTGCTGGGCCCCTCACGGTCGGGGCGGCGGGTGGTGGTGACAGGCGATACCCGGCCGTGTCAGGCGGTCGCGGAAGCGTCTCAGGATGCCGATCTGCTGGTCCACGATGCCACCTTCGCCGAGGAGGCGGCCGACCGGGCCCGAGAGACCTACCACTCGACGGCGGCGGAGGCCGCCCGGCTTGCGCTTGAGGCTCGGGTCAAGATGCTGGCACTCACCCACATCAGCTTTCGCCACGCGGCTCGCGACCTGCTGGCAGAGGCCCACGCCATTCAACCTGGTGTCATTCTCCCCCACGACCTTGACCGGGTCGAACTGCCGTTTCCGGAGCGAGGGGGCCCAGTCTGGGTCGATCACCGCCAGGAACGTGCGCAACAGCGCTTGGCCCGACGTCAAGGCGTTTCCTGA
- a CDS encoding rhomboid family intramembrane serine protease, with protein sequence MLPLHDENEHTRTPWLTWCLIAANALVFAYQLALPEKAWDGFLQTFALTPAALTADVAAVQSGHYPGLGSFLSLFSCMFLHGGWMHFGGNMLFLYIFGDNIEDQMRPLRFLGFYLLAGLAGSLAHVWSAPHSPLPLLGASGAISGILGAYLVLHPGARIKTLILLFPFIRTVRIPAFIFLGIWFLTQSWQGMASSANEHAATSGGVAWFAHLGGFGVGVLAGLGLRLQRWVLLARRPLSRGYSNRR encoded by the coding sequence ATGCTGCCACTCCACGATGAAAATGAGCACACCCGCACGCCCTGGCTGACGTGGTGCCTGATCGCCGCGAACGCCCTGGTGTTCGCCTATCAACTGGCCCTCCCCGAAAAGGCCTGGGATGGCTTCCTGCAGACGTTTGCCCTCACGCCGGCTGCCCTGACGGCAGATGTGGCCGCCGTTCAATCCGGTCACTATCCAGGCCTGGGGAGCTTTCTCTCCCTATTCTCCTGCATGTTCCTACACGGCGGATGGATGCACTTTGGAGGCAACATGCTGTTTCTGTATATCTTTGGCGACAACATCGAGGACCAGATGCGCCCCCTCAGGTTTCTGGGTTTCTATCTGTTAGCCGGTTTGGCGGGCAGCCTCGCACACGTGTGGTCTGCCCCTCACAGCCCGCTGCCGTTGCTCGGAGCGAGCGGCGCCATCAGCGGGATCCTGGGAGCCTATCTGGTGCTTCACCCGGGTGCCCGGATCAAGACCCTGATCCTGTTGTTTCCCTTCATCCGCACGGTCAGAATCCCCGCCTTCATCTTTTTAGGCATCTGGTTTCTGACCCAATCCTGGCAAGGAATGGCCAGCTCGGCCAACGAGCACGCCGCAACCAGCGGAGGCGTGGCCTGGTTCGCCCATCTTGGCGGGTTCGGGGTGGGGGTGCTCGCAGGCTTGGGATTGCGCTTGCAGCGTTGGGTTCTGCTGGCCCGACGCCCGCTCTCACGCGGATACTCGAATCGTCGCTGA
- a CDS encoding bifunctional oligoribonuclease/PAP phosphatase NrnA: protein MDAVSNVRDLAHVAELLKAHDRYLIVPHTAPDPDAFGSTCGLARLLTRMGKQVTLFCDEPVPESCRFLTRWFPVVDRPPTDAADWRLVFLDGGERHRQIASVREWPTWMNLDHHLDNGRFAEWIYVDTEAAATSLIVAQLQPHLDVPLDAETASCLFTGILFDTRGAFVTDRCDGALFRTVANLVEAGARPDQINRELHEQLSRTDLQVFGEALTGLQTSLGGRIVYACLTAEMLKGGEGSDQAVELLTQQLPRVRGGEVYLLFKESEEGRIKVSLRSKGNVPVNTLAKQFGGGGHRYASGARFEATMEQALARLLPACEAAVQAHLASLS, encoded by the coding sequence ATGGATGCCGTGAGTAATGTGCGGGACCTTGCGCACGTGGCGGAACTCTTGAAGGCCCACGATCGCTACCTGATTGTGCCCCATACGGCGCCGGACCCCGACGCGTTCGGGTCGACGTGTGGCCTGGCCCGCCTGCTGACTCGGATGGGCAAGCAGGTGACCCTGTTCTGCGATGAGCCTGTGCCGGAATCCTGCCGCTTTCTGACGCGCTGGTTCCCAGTGGTCGACCGCCCACCCACCGATGCGGCCGACTGGCGCCTGGTGTTCCTCGATGGTGGCGAACGGCACCGCCAGATTGCGTCTGTCCGCGAATGGCCTACATGGATGAACCTGGACCATCACCTCGACAATGGCCGCTTCGCCGAGTGGATCTACGTGGACACCGAGGCGGCGGCCACCTCCCTGATCGTGGCCCAGTTGCAGCCCCACCTCGATGTTCCGCTCGACGCGGAGACCGCGTCCTGTCTGTTCACGGGCATCCTGTTCGATACCCGGGGAGCCTTTGTGACGGATCGCTGTGATGGGGCGTTGTTTCGGACCGTGGCCAATCTGGTGGAAGCGGGCGCGCGCCCGGACCAGATCAATCGGGAACTTCACGAACAACTGAGCCGGACCGATCTTCAGGTCTTCGGCGAAGCCCTGACTGGCCTGCAGACAAGCCTCGGCGGACGGATCGTGTACGCGTGTCTGACTGCTGAGATGCTCAAGGGCGGCGAGGGCAGCGACCAGGCGGTGGAGCTGTTGACGCAACAACTCCCGCGCGTGCGGGGGGGAGAAGTTTACCTGCTGTTCAAGGAGTCCGAGGAAGGACGGATCAAGGTGAGCCTGCGTTCCAAGGGCAACGTGCCCGTCAACACGCTGGCCAAGCAGTTCGGCGGAGGGGGGCATCGTTACGCCTCCGGCGCACGCTTCGAGGCCACCATGGAGCAAGCCCTGGCGCGCTTGCTGCCCGCCTGCGAAGCCGCCGTTCAGGCCCACCTGGCCAGTTTGAGCTGA
- a CDS encoding helix-turn-helix transcriptional regulator, which translates to MSLRYAILGLLARREMTGYDLTKHLAASDGLFWSAKHSQIYPELAALTRLGLVQYQAVAQIGRPEKKVYVLTPEGHRTLGAWVGEPPEARVLKDPMLIKVWALGTVSPQQLEPVLRRALRELEQKLNDAPGTGVTPQEPGDRHTRGVELTQSFQRHFYAMYRTWLLDCLQACQESDVTAGT; encoded by the coding sequence ATGTCCCTGCGCTATGCCATTCTGGGCCTGCTGGCCCGACGCGAGATGACGGGCTACGACCTGACCAAGCATCTCGCGGCCAGTGACGGATTGTTCTGGTCCGCCAAACACAGCCAGATCTACCCGGAACTGGCCGCCCTGACCAGGCTAGGCCTGGTTCAGTATCAGGCAGTGGCGCAGATCGGACGTCCAGAAAAGAAGGTGTACGTGCTCACGCCGGAGGGTCACCGTACCCTGGGGGCCTGGGTGGGGGAACCGCCCGAAGCCCGCGTGCTGAAAGACCCGATGCTGATCAAGGTTTGGGCCTTGGGGACGGTCTCTCCTCAGCAGCTGGAACCAGTGCTGAGGCGGGCGCTGCGAGAACTGGAGCAGAAACTGAATGATGCTCCGGGCACAGGCGTCACCCCGCAGGAACCCGGCGATCGCCACACGCGCGGCGTCGAGCTCACCCAGTCGTTCCAACGCCATTTCTACGCGATGTATCGCACCTGGTTGCTGGACTGCCTGCAGGCCTGCCAGGAAAGCGATGTGACGGCTGGGACGTGA